A single window of Acidobacteriota bacterium DNA harbors:
- a CDS encoding KH domain-containing protein has protein sequence MRDLVELIAKALVDHPEKVNVSQLEGEQTTILELKVAPEDLGKVIGKQGRTARAIRTILGAAGMKQRRRYNLEILEKS, from the coding sequence GTGAGAGATCTTGTTGAATTGATTGCAAAAGCATTGGTTGATCATCCGGAAAAAGTAAATGTTTCCCAACTGGAAGGGGAACAGACCACTATTTTAGAACTAAAAGTGGCTCCGGAGGATTTGGGGAAAGTAATTGGAAAGCAGGGTAGGACAGCAAGGGCAATAAGAACTATTCTTGGCGCTGCTGGAATGAAACAGAGGAGAAGATACAATTTAGAGATTCTGGAAAAATCGTAG
- the ffh gene encoding signal recognition particle protein, giving the protein MLDSLTEKFQKIFRTIKGEAKLTESNMREALREIKLSLLEADVNYLVVKEFVEKVKEKASGQEVMESFSPHLQMIKIVRDELLSLFGNGEKKINFSNIIPSIFLITGLQGSGKTTSSGKLALFLKNQNKHPLLASLDLKRPAAQDQLRIIADAVKVPFYEVKEKNLENAVRELITYSRNSGFTPLIIDTAGRLHIDEELMDELAEVRNLTQPSEVFYVADSMTGQDAVKSAKTFDEKIGITSIILTKLDGDQRGGAALSIVSITGKPIKFIGIGEKYTDFEHFYPDRLVSRILGMGDMMSLVEKAEKTLEKKKAEELTEKILKKSFTLEDFREQLAQIKKLGSLESVLSYFPVAGPFKNLSKMNVDEKKILHMEAIINSMTKDERIFPERIDGRRRLRIAKGSGRPVQEVNQLLKNFFEMKKLMKKPSFKSLLKSFSNLNQ; this is encoded by the coding sequence ATGTTAGACAGTTTAACTGAAAAGTTTCAAAAAATCTTCCGAACTATAAAAGGTGAAGCAAAGCTTACAGAAAGCAACATGAGAGAGGCGCTTCGAGAAATAAAGCTTTCGCTCCTTGAAGCTGACGTTAACTACTTAGTTGTAAAAGAATTTGTTGAAAAGGTAAAGGAAAAAGCCTCTGGACAGGAAGTAATGGAAAGCTTTTCTCCCCATTTACAGATGATAAAAATAGTTAGAGATGAACTCCTTTCACTTTTTGGAAATGGAGAAAAAAAAATAAATTTTTCAAACATAATCCCCTCGATATTTTTAATAACAGGACTTCAGGGTTCAGGAAAAACCACCTCTTCAGGAAAGTTAGCACTTTTTTTAAAGAATCAGAATAAACACCCTCTTTTAGCCTCTTTAGACTTAAAAAGACCTGCAGCTCAGGATCAGCTGAGAATAATTGCTGATGCGGTAAAAGTTCCCTTTTATGAAGTAAAAGAGAAAAATTTAGAGAATGCTGTAAGAGAATTGATAACTTACTCAAGAAATTCAGGATTTACTCCGTTAATCATTGATACAGCTGGAAGACTTCACATCGATGAGGAATTAATGGATGAGTTAGCTGAGGTAAGAAATCTAACCCAGCCATCAGAAGTTTTTTATGTTGCTGATTCTATGACAGGACAGGATGCTGTTAAAAGCGCTAAAACTTTTGACGAAAAAATAGGAATAACTTCGATAATTTTGACAAAACTCGATGGAGACCAGAGAGGAGGGGCAGCTCTATCAATTGTTTCCATTACAGGAAAACCAATAAAATTCATAGGCATAGGAGAAAAGTATACAGATTTTGAACACTTTTATCCTGATAGATTGGTCTCAAGAATTTTGGGAATGGGCGATATGATGTCTTTAGTTGAAAAAGCTGAAAAAACTCTCGAGAAGAAAAAAGCAGAGGAGCTAACCGAGAAAATATTGAAAAAATCTTTTACCTTAGAGGATTTCAGAGAACAGCTTGCCCAGATAAAAAAGCTTGGCTCACTGGAATCAGTCCTTTCATATTTTCCAGTCGCTGGACCATTTAAAAATTTATCCAAAATGAATGTAGATGAAAAGAAAATATTGCACATGGAAGCGATCATTAATTCAATGACAAAAGATGAAAGAATTTTTCCAGAAAGAATCGACGGAAGAAGAAGGCTGAGAATAGCAAAAGGCTCTGGAAGACCTGTCCAGGAAGTAAACCAGTTATTGAAAAATTTTTTTGAAATGAAAAAATTGATGAAAAAACCATCATTTAAATCTCTTCTTAAATCTTTCTCCAATCTCAATCAATAA
- the rpsP gene encoding 30S ribosomal protein S16: MVSIRLMRFGAKKKPFYRIVAIDSRRPRESKALEYLGYYNPLTNPAKVEMNYDRVKYWIERGAQPSDTVRSIIARTKKDDKTHSK, from the coding sequence GTGGTATCTATCAGACTTATGAGGTTTGGCGCTAAGAAAAAGCCATTTTATCGAATAGTAGCTATAGATTCCCGAAGACCAAGAGAAAGCAAAGCTCTTGAATACCTGGGATATTATAACCCTTTGACTAACCCGGCAAAGGTAGAGATGAACTATGATCGGGTAAAATACTGGATTGAAAGAGGAGCTCAACCCTCTGATACAGTTAGATCCATCATTGCAAGGACAAAAAAAGATGATAAAACGCATTCAAAATAA